In Rhineura floridana isolate rRhiFlo1 chromosome 6, rRhiFlo1.hap2, whole genome shotgun sequence, one genomic interval encodes:
- the PCMTD2 gene encoding protein-L-isoaspartate O-methyltransferase domain-containing protein 2 translates to MGGAVSAGEDNDELIDNLKEAQYIRTELVEQAFRAVDRADYYLEEFKDNAYKDLAWKHGNIHLSAPCIYSEVMEALDLQPGLSFLNLGSGTGYLSSMVGLILGPFGINHGVELHSDVIEYAKQKLDFFIRTSDSFDKFEFCEPSFVTGNCLEISPDCSQYDRVYCGAGVQKEHEDYMRNLLKVGGILVMPLEEKLTKITRTGPSAWETKKILAVSFAPLIQPNHADSGKSKLVHLPPAMVHSLQDLARITIRSTIKKLIHQETAARNGNGLRNPPRFKRRRIRRRRMETIVFLDKEVFASRISNPSDDNNCEELEEESREEVEKAVPELKPEPPINVLREKVLSLPLPDPLKYYLLYYREK, encoded by the exons ATGGGAGGTGCTGTGAGTGCAGGAGAGGACAATGATGAGTTAATAGATAACCTGAAAGAGGCTCAGTACATTCGGACAGAGCTGGTGGAGCAGGCTTTCCGGGCTGTCGACAGGGCAGACTACTACCTGGAGGAGTTTAAGGACAACGCTTACAAAGACTTGGCGTGGAAACATGGGAACATCCACCTCTCTGCTCCctgcatttactcagaagtcatgGAAGCTCTGGATCTGCAGCCTGGGCTTTCCTTCTTGAACCTGGGAAGCGGCACTGGCTACCTGAGCTCCATGGTTGGGCTCATCTTGG GCCCTTTTGGCATTAATCATGGCGTAGAGCTTCACTCTGATGTTATAGaatatgcaaagcagaagctGGACTTCTTCATCAGAACAAGCGACAGCTTTGACAA GTTTGAATTCTGCGAGCCTTCCTTTGTCACTGGCAACTGCTTAGAAATCTCCCCAGACTGTTCTCAATATGACCGTGTATACTGTGGTGCTGGAGTCCAGAAGGAGCATGAAGATTACATGAGGAACTTGCTGAAAGTTGGTGGAATTCTTGTCATGCCATTGGAGGAAAAG CTGACTAAGATAACTCGAACTGGCCCTTCAGCCTGGGAGACAAAGAAGATCTTAGCGGTATCATTTGCTCCTCTGATCCAGCCCAACCACGCGGATTCAGGGAAGTCAAAACTTGTTCACTTAC CGCCAGCGATGGTCCACAGCCTTCAAGATCTTGCACGTATCACCATCCGCAGCACCATTAAGAAGCTGATACACCAGGAGACGGCAGCCAGGAACGGAAATGGCCTCCGGAACCCACCAAGGTTCAAGCGCAGGCGCATCCGCCGCCGTCGCATGGAAACCATTGTCTTCTTGGACAAAGAGGTCTTTGCCAGTCGGATCTCAAACCCCTCCGATGATAACAATTGTGAGGAgttggaggaggagagcagggaaGAGGTGGAGAAGGCTGTCCCTGAACTGAAGCCCGAACCTCCTATAAATGTCCTGAGAGAGAAGGTCTTAAGCCTGCCTCTGCCTGACCCTTTGAAATATTACCTGCTTTATTACAGAGAGAAATAA